Proteins from a single region of Hyphomicrobiales bacterium:
- the ybgC gene encoding tol-pal system-associated acyl-CoA thioesterase produces the protein MSADGVPDEWPDLAGRIENGRHVLAVRVYYEDTDFSGVVYHSNYLKFMERGRSDFLRLLGVHHNELADGDGPPAVAFVVRHMEIDFRAPARIDDVLTVTTWSREIRGARFFIDQTVSRGGDILIAAAVTAAAIDARGRPVRLPAELRARLEKPSNPGPNP, from the coding sequence ATGAGTGCAGATGGCGTGCCGGACGAATGGCCGGATCTGGCCGGGCGGATCGAGAACGGGCGGCATGTTCTGGCGGTGCGCGTCTACTATGAGGACACCGATTTCTCCGGCGTCGTCTATCATTCCAACTATCTGAAATTCATGGAGCGCGGCCGCTCCGATTTCCTGCGTCTGCTCGGCGTGCACCATAACGAACTGGCCGATGGCGACGGCCCGCCAGCGGTTGCCTTCGTCGTCCGCCATATGGAGATCGATTTCCGCGCGCCGGCGCGGATCGACGACGTGCTGACGGTGACGACCTGGTCGCGCGAGATCCGCGGCGCGCGCTTCTTCATCGATCAGACGGTGTCGCGCGGTGGCGACATTCTGATCGCCGCGGCGGTGACGGCGGCGGCCATCGATGCGCGCGGACGGCCGGTGCGATTGCCCGCCGAACTTCGCGCCCGGCTCGAAAAGCCTTCAAACCCGGGCCCGAATCCGTAA
- a CDS encoding sulfite exporter TauE/SafE family protein — protein MSFVFEPAFAVLALAVVTAGLVRGFSGFGTGLIFMPVASSVIDPLMAIVIAWAIDTLPTAPIVIPALKRCTWKTIRPMLVGAFVALPLGVAALRYADPVPARWAISLLTLGFALVLWSGWRYRSKPPTPLVLGVGATAGFLGGFAGIPGPPVILFWMSSAAAAIARANIIVFFAVLTVFSGSNYFLQGLFTKEALLHGLALAPIYFLALVAGNKLFPYAAEETYRRIAFSLIILSAIIGLPALDAILR, from the coding sequence ATGTCGTTCGTTTTCGAACCGGCTTTTGCCGTTCTCGCCCTTGCCGTCGTCACGGCGGGGTTGGTGCGCGGATTTTCGGGGTTCGGCACCGGGCTTATCTTCATGCCGGTCGCCTCCAGCGTCATCGACCCGTTGATGGCCATCGTCATCGCCTGGGCGATCGACACGCTGCCGACCGCGCCGATCGTCATCCCGGCGCTGAAGCGCTGCACGTGGAAGACCATCCGCCCGATGCTGGTCGGTGCTTTCGTCGCCCTGCCGCTCGGCGTCGCCGCGTTGCGTTATGCCGATCCGGTTCCGGCGCGCTGGGCAATCAGCCTGCTGACCCTCGGCTTTGCGCTCGTGCTGTGGTCCGGCTGGCGCTACCGCTCCAAGCCGCCGACGCCGCTCGTGCTTGGCGTTGGCGCAACGGCCGGCTTCCTTGGCGGCTTTGCCGGCATTCCCGGCCCGCCGGTGATCCTGTTCTGGATGTCGAGCGCGGCAGCGGCCATCGCGCGTGCCAACATCATCGTCTTTTTCGCCGTGCTGACGGTGTTTTCGGGCAGCAACTACTTCCTGCAGGGCCTGTTCACGAAAGAAGCGCTGCTGCACGGTCTTGCGCTGGCGCCGATCTATTTCCTCGCATTGGTCGCCGGCAACAAGCTGTTCCCCTACGCCGCCGAGGAAACCTACCGCCGCATCGCGTTCTCGCTGATCATCCTGTCGGCGATCATCGGCCTTCCGGCGCTCGATGCAATTTTGCGGTAA
- a CDS encoding Holliday junction branch migration DNA helicase RuvB has product MTDRLISADERPEDADASLRPQTLDDFVGQAQARSNLKVFIEAARSRSDALDHVLFVGPPGLGKTTLAQIVSRELGVNFRATSGPVIAKAGDLAALLTNLEENDVLFIDEIHRLNPAVEEILYPAMEDFQLDLIIGEGPAARSVRIDLSKFTLVGATTRLGLLTTPLRDRFGIPVRLEFYTVAELEHIIKRGARIMGIGMTEDGAREIATRSRGTPRIAGRLLRRVRDFASVAGKDAIDREAADTALRRLDVDGMGLDMLDRRYLTMIAENFGGGPVGIDTIAAALSEPRDAIEEIVEPFLIQKGFVQRTPRGRLLTPRAFSHLGLAMPAGNAAQYDLLQTFSNGSDGED; this is encoded by the coding sequence ATGACCGACCGACTCATCAGCGCCGACGAACGCCCGGAAGACGCGGACGCCAGTCTGCGGCCGCAAACGCTCGACGATTTCGTCGGTCAGGCGCAGGCGCGATCCAATCTGAAAGTCTTCATCGAGGCGGCCCGCAGCCGTTCCGACGCGCTCGATCACGTGCTGTTCGTCGGCCCGCCGGGGCTCGGCAAGACGACGCTGGCGCAGATCGTGTCGCGCGAACTCGGCGTCAATTTCCGCGCCACCTCCGGCCCGGTGATCGCCAAGGCGGGGGATCTCGCGGCGCTTTTGACCAATCTGGAAGAGAACGATGTGCTCTTCATCGATGAGATCCACCGGCTCAATCCGGCGGTCGAGGAAATCCTCTATCCGGCGATGGAGGATTTCCAGCTCGACCTGATCATCGGCGAGGGCCCGGCGGCGCGCTCGGTGCGGATCGATTTGTCGAAATTCACGCTGGTTGGCGCGACAACCCGGCTCGGGCTTCTGACGACACCCCTGCGCGACCGGTTCGGCATCCCCGTGCGGCTCGAATTCTACACGGTCGCTGAACTCGAACACATCATCAAGCGCGGCGCGCGGATCATGGGCATCGGCATGACCGAGGATGGCGCGCGCGAGATCGCGACCCGTTCGCGCGGTACCCCGCGTATCGCCGGGCGGCTGCTGCGGCGGGTGCGCGACTTTGCCTCCGTTGCCGGCAAGGACGCCATCGACCGCGAGGCGGCGGATACGGCGCTACGCCGGCTCGACGTCGACGGAATGGGGCTCGACATGCTCGACCGGCGTTATCTCACCATGATCGCGGAGAATTTCGGCGGCGGCCCGGTTGGCATCGACACGATTGCAGCCGCCCTGTCGGAACCGCGGGATGCGATCGAGGAAATCGTCGAGCCGTTCCTCATTCAGAAGGGCTTCGTGCAGCGCACCCCGCGCGGACGCTTGCTGACGCCGCGCGCCTTTTCCCATCTCGGGCTGGCCATGCCGGCCGGCAATGCGGCACAATACGACCTGTTGCAGACGTTCTCGAACGGATCCGACGGGGAGGATTGA
- the tolQ gene encoding protein TolQ, with protein MNPMDVAQSAIAAPVGDLSLISLFWDAHIVVKIVMIGLLLASVWCWAIIVDKSILYTRTKVQMDRFEKIFWSGQSLEELYRTLSARANNGLAAVFVAAMREWKRSHEGGRPAIGGLNMRVDKVLDVTITREMETLERRLLVLATVGSASPFIGLFGTVWGIMTSFQAIAASKNTNLAVVAPGIAEALFATALGLLAAIPAVIAYNKFSSQVNHLGSRMEAFADEFSAILSRQIDERS; from the coding sequence ATGAATCCGATGGATGTGGCCCAGTCGGCGATTGCCGCCCCTGTTGGCGACCTGTCCCTGATCAGCCTGTTCTGGGACGCGCATATCGTCGTCAAGATCGTGATGATCGGGCTGCTTCTGGCATCTGTGTGGTGCTGGGCGATCATTGTCGACAAGTCGATCCTGTACACGCGCACCAAGGTGCAGATGGACCGGTTCGAGAAGATCTTCTGGTCGGGCCAGTCGCTCGAGGAGCTGTACCGGACGCTGTCGGCGCGGGCCAACAACGGTCTGGCCGCGGTGTTCGTCGCGGCGATGCGCGAGTGGAAGCGCAGCCACGAGGGCGGACGGCCTGCCATCGGCGGTCTCAACATGCGCGTCGACAAGGTGCTCGACGTGACGATCACGCGCGAGATGGAAACGCTCGAGCGGCGGCTTCTGGTGCTGGCGACGGTCGGCTCGGCCTCGCCCTTCATCGGCCTGTTCGGCACGGTGTGGGGCATCATGACCAGCTTCCAGGCGATCGCGGCGTCGAAGAACACCAATCTCGCGGTCGTCGCGCCGGGTATCGCGGAAGCGCTGTTCGCGACCGCGCTCGGGCTGCTCGCCGCCATCCCGGCCGTCATCGCCTACAACAAGTTTTCCTCCCAGGTGAACCATCTCGGTTCGCGCATGGAAGCCTTCGCGGACGAGTTTTCCGCCATCCTGTCGCGGCAGATCGACGAGCGGAGCTGA
- a CDS encoding crossover junction endodeoxyribonuclease RuvC: MTTTTRIIGIDPGLRRTGWGVIEVTGSLLTFVDAGTVKAPLDGELAARLLVLHRELSVVLERFAPEEAAVEQTFVNKDAAATLKLGQARGIALLVPAQAGLSVAEYAPNAVKKTIVGVGHADKKQIRMMVKMLLPKATFDSDDAADALAIALCHAQHRKVLGRAG; this comes from the coding sequence ATGACCACGACCACTCGCATCATCGGTATCGATCCGGGGCTTCGGCGCACAGGCTGGGGCGTAATCGAGGTGACCGGCTCGCTGCTGACCTTCGTCGATGCGGGCACGGTGAAGGCGCCGCTCGACGGTGAACTCGCCGCGCGGCTGCTGGTGCTGCATCGGGAGCTGAGCGTGGTTCTGGAGCGCTTCGCGCCGGAAGAGGCCGCCGTCGAGCAGACCTTCGTCAACAAGGATGCGGCGGCGACGCTGAAGCTCGGTCAGGCGCGCGGCATCGCGCTCTTGGTTCCGGCGCAGGCCGGCTTGAGCGTTGCCGAATACGCGCCGAACGCGGTGAAAAAGACCATTGTCGGCGTCGGGCATGCCGACAAGAAGCAGATCCGCATGATGGTCAAGATGCTGCTGCCGAAGGCGACCTTCGACAGCGACGACGCGGCGGACGCGCTGGCAATTGCGCTCTGCCACGCGCAGCACAGGAAGGTCCTTGGCCGCGCGGGCTGA
- a CDS encoding Holliday junction branch migration protein RuvA: MIGKLKGIVDSFGDDTVILDVGGVGYEVFCPARVLQSLPSAGEAASLSIETVVREDMIRLYGFLSASEREWFRLLMTVQGVGAKVALAVLGVLKPGDLASAIALKDTAQISRAPGVGKKVAERICSELKEKAPGFADVDPGLVQLAGDLEDKRAPQPVADAVSALVNLGYAQVQASAAVAAARREAGEEANTQTLIRLALKELAK, from the coding sequence ATGATTGGAAAACTGAAAGGCATCGTCGACAGTTTCGGCGACGATACCGTGATCCTCGATGTCGGCGGGGTCGGCTACGAAGTGTTCTGCCCGGCCCGCGTGCTGCAGTCGCTGCCGTCGGCGGGGGAGGCGGCGTCGCTTTCCATCGAGACTGTGGTGCGCGAGGACATGATCCGGCTCTACGGCTTCCTGTCGGCGAGCGAGCGCGAATGGTTCCGCCTGTTGATGACGGTGCAGGGCGTTGGCGCCAAGGTGGCGCTCGCCGTGCTCGGTGTGTTGAAGCCGGGCGATCTGGCGTCGGCGATTGCGTTGAAGGACACCGCGCAGATTTCGCGCGCGCCGGGGGTCGGCAAGAAGGTTGCCGAGCGCATCTGCTCCGAGCTGAAGGAAAAGGCGCCGGGCTTTGCCGATGTCGATCCGGGTCTGGTGCAGCTTGCCGGCGATCTGGAAGACAAGCGCGCGCCGCAGCCTGTCGCCGATGCCGTCTCGGCTCTCGTCAATCTCGGCTATGCGCAGGTGCAGGCGAGCGCGGCGGTCGCGGCTGCGCGCCGTGAGGCTGGCGAAGAGGCAAATACGCAGACGCTGATCCGGCTGGCGCTCAAGGAACTGGCGAAGTGA
- a CDS encoding HPP family protein: protein MTEPHRKQHRHSPRPPVSQMIRSLVGALLGIGLLAAIDQFFLSDADLTFVIGAFGATAVLVFGAPSSPLAQPYNVVVGHMISAAIGVAAFKLVGDANWFSAALAVSFAIVAMQATRSVHPPGGASALIAVVASPQIHALGFLYVLYPVALGAVVLVCVSLVSNNLFNDQRWPIFWF from the coding sequence ATGACCGAGCCGCACCGCAAGCAGCATCGTCACTCGCCGCGCCCGCCCGTGTCGCAGATGATCCGCAGTCTCGTGGGCGCGCTGCTCGGCATTGGCCTCCTTGCCGCCATCGACCAGTTTTTCCTGAGCGACGCCGATCTGACCTTCGTCATCGGTGCTTTCGGCGCCACCGCCGTGCTCGTCTTCGGCGCGCCATCGAGCCCGCTCGCCCAGCCCTACAACGTCGTTGTCGGCCACATGATATCGGCGGCAATCGGCGTGGCGGCCTTCAAACTCGTCGGCGACGCGAACTGGTTTTCCGCCGCCCTCGCCGTTTCCTTTGCCATCGTCGCCATGCAGGCGACCCGCAGCGTTCACCCGCCCGGTGGTGCGTCCGCGCTGATCGCCGTCGTCGCCTCACCGCAGATCCACGCGCTCGGCTTTCTCTACGTTCTGTATCCGGTTGCGCTGGGCGCCGTCGTGCTGGTCTGCGTCTCGCTCGTCTCCAACAATCTGTTCAACGACCAGCGCTGGCCGATTTTCTGGTTCTAA